The Candoia aspera isolate rCanAsp1 chromosome 6, rCanAsp1.hap2, whole genome shotgun sequence genome has a segment encoding these proteins:
- the HMX2 gene encoding homeobox protein HMX2, whose amino-acid sequence MSNKEDPSKCCPAAAPVSSFTIQSILGSSTSEAGREPSSKQTAWPSRKRNLSISSEEEEPDESWKHPACFCSDSQAPEETCHKHQPLSFTCFSNSKGTGAPLGSDRTPPFLSPSHPDFKEEKEKPFAPNSPGCSADRQRDGADRQAGSAKKKTRTVFSRSQVYQLESTFDMKRYLSSSERACLASSLQLTETQVKTWFQNRRNKWKRQLSAELEAANMAHASAQTLVGMPLVFRDNSLLRVPVPRSIAFPAPLYYPGSNLSALPLYNLYNKLDY is encoded by the exons ATGAGCAACAAAGAAGATCCCAGCAAGTGTTGTCCTGCGGCAGCTCCGGTCTCCAGTTTTACCATCCAGTCGATCTTAGGCAGCAGCACTTCGGAAGCAGGCAGGGAGCCCAGCTCCAAGCAGACAGCCTGGCCGAGCAGGAAGAGGAACCTGTCGATATCTTCTGAAGAAGAAGAGCCGGACGAGAGCTGGAAACATCCCGCTTGCTTCTGCTCCGACTCGCAGGCCCCTGAAGAAACGTGTCACAAACATCAGCCCCTCAGTTTCACGTGCTTCA GCAATTCCAAGGGGACCGGCGCGCCGCTCGGTTCCGACCGGACGCCCCCGTTTCTCTCTCCGTCCCATCCGGACtttaaggaagagaaagagaagcccTTCGCTCCGAATTCGCCCGGCTGCTCGGCGGACAGGCAAAGGGACGGAGCGGACAGGCAGGCCGGCTCGGCTAAGAAGAAGACGCGCACTGTCTTCTCGCGGAGCCAAGTGTACCAGCTGGAGTCGACCTTCGACATGAAACGCTACCTGAGCAGCTCCGAGCGGGCCTGCCTGGCCTCCAGCCTCCAGCTGACAGAGACTCAAGTGAAAACCTGGTTTCAGAACCGCCGGAACAAATGGAAGCGGCAGCTCTCGGCAGAACTGGAGGCGGCCAACATGGCCCACGCCTCGGCCCAGACTCTGGTGGGGATGCCGCTGGTCTTTAGAGACAATTCCCTCCTCAGGGTGCCCGTGCCCAGGTCCATCGCCTTCCCGGCGCCCTTATACTATCCCGGCAGCAACTTGTCCGCCTTACCTCTTTATAACCTCTACAATAAGCTCGATTACTGA
- the BUB3 gene encoding mitotic checkpoint protein BUB3 isoform X1, whose protein sequence is MTGSNEFKLTQPPEDGISSVKFNPNTSQFLLVSSWDTSVRLYDVPANSMRLKYQHTGAVLDCAFYDPTHAWSGGLDRQLKMHDLNTDQENLVGSHDAPIRCVEYCPEVNVMVTGSWDQTVKLWDPRTPCNAGTFSQPEKVYTLSVSGDRLIVGTAGRRVLVWDLRNMGYVQQRRESSLKYQTRCIRAFPNKQGYVLSSIEGRVAVEYLDPSLEVQKKKYAFKCHRLKENNIEQIYPVNAISFHNVHNTFATGGSDGFVNIWDPFNKKRLCQFHRYPTSIASLAFSNDGTTLAIASSYMYEMDDIEHPEDGIYIRQVTDAETKPKST, encoded by the exons ATGACTGGATCAAATGAATTTAAGCTGACCCAACCCCCAGAAGATGGAATCTCATCAGTGAAATTCAATCCAAACACATCTCAGTTTTTGCTTGTTTCCTCTTGGGACACATCCGTTCGACTGTATGATGTTCCTGCCAACTCCATGAGACTCAAGTATCAACATACTGGAGCAGTACTTGACTGTGCTTTTTAt gACCCTACTCATGCCTGGAGTGGAGGATTAGATCGGCAGTTAAAAATGCATGACTTGAACACCGATCAAG aaaatctTGTTGGCAGTCATGATGCTCCTATCAGATGTGTTGAATATTGTCCAGAGGTGAATGTAATGGTAACAGGAAGTTGGGATCAAACAGTCAAGTTATGGGATCCAAGAACACCTTGTAATGCAGGAACATTTTCTCAGCCTGAAAAG GTATATACATTGTCTGTATCTGGTGACAGATTGATAGTGGGAACAGCTGGTCGAAGAGTTCTGGTGTGGGACTTACGGAACATGGGCTATGTTCAGCAGAGAAGAGAATCAAGCCTTAAGTATCAGACCCGTTGCATCAGGGCATTTCCCAACAAACAG GGTTATGTATTAAGCTCCATAGAAGGTCGTGTTGCAGTCGAATATTTGGATCCAAGTTTGGAggtgcaaaagaaaaaatatgcttTCAAATGCCACAGACTGAAGGAGAATAACATTGAGCAAATTTACCCTGTCAACGCCATCTCTTTTCACAATGTCCATAACACATTTGCTACAG GTGGTTCTGATGGCTTTGTCAATATTTGGGATCCATTCAACAAAAAAAGACTCTGCCAATTTCATCGGTACCCTACCAGTATAGCTTCATTAGCTTTCAGTAATGATGGGACTACTCTTGCAATAGCATCTTCATATATGTATGAAATGGATGACATTGAACATCCTGAAGATGGTATCTATATTCGCCAAGTGACTGATGCTGAAACAAAACCCAA GTCAACTTAA
- the BUB3 gene encoding mitotic checkpoint protein BUB3 isoform X2, with protein MTGSNEFKLTQPPEDGISSVKFNPNTSQFLLVSSWDTSVRLYDVPANSMRLKYQHTGAVLDCAFYDPTHAWSGGLDRQLKMHDLNTDQENLVGSHDAPIRCVEYCPEVNVMVTGSWDQTVKLWDPRTPCNAGTFSQPEKVYTLSVSGDRLIVGTAGRRVLVWDLRNMGYVQQRRESSLKYQTRCIRAFPNKQGYVLSSIEGRVAVEYLDPSLEVQKKKYAFKCHRLKENNIEQIYPVNAISFHNVHNTFATGGSDGFVNIWDPFNKKRLCQFHRYPTSIASLAFSNDGTTLAIASSYMYEMDDIEHPEDGIYIRQVTDAETKPK; from the exons ATGACTGGATCAAATGAATTTAAGCTGACCCAACCCCCAGAAGATGGAATCTCATCAGTGAAATTCAATCCAAACACATCTCAGTTTTTGCTTGTTTCCTCTTGGGACACATCCGTTCGACTGTATGATGTTCCTGCCAACTCCATGAGACTCAAGTATCAACATACTGGAGCAGTACTTGACTGTGCTTTTTAt gACCCTACTCATGCCTGGAGTGGAGGATTAGATCGGCAGTTAAAAATGCATGACTTGAACACCGATCAAG aaaatctTGTTGGCAGTCATGATGCTCCTATCAGATGTGTTGAATATTGTCCAGAGGTGAATGTAATGGTAACAGGAAGTTGGGATCAAACAGTCAAGTTATGGGATCCAAGAACACCTTGTAATGCAGGAACATTTTCTCAGCCTGAAAAG GTATATACATTGTCTGTATCTGGTGACAGATTGATAGTGGGAACAGCTGGTCGAAGAGTTCTGGTGTGGGACTTACGGAACATGGGCTATGTTCAGCAGAGAAGAGAATCAAGCCTTAAGTATCAGACCCGTTGCATCAGGGCATTTCCCAACAAACAG GGTTATGTATTAAGCTCCATAGAAGGTCGTGTTGCAGTCGAATATTTGGATCCAAGTTTGGAggtgcaaaagaaaaaatatgcttTCAAATGCCACAGACTGAAGGAGAATAACATTGAGCAAATTTACCCTGTCAACGCCATCTCTTTTCACAATGTCCATAACACATTTGCTACAG GTGGTTCTGATGGCTTTGTCAATATTTGGGATCCATTCAACAAAAAAAGACTCTGCCAATTTCATCGGTACCCTACCAGTATAGCTTCATTAGCTTTCAGTAATGATGGGACTACTCTTGCAATAGCATCTTCATATATGTATGAAATGGATGACATTGAACATCCTGAAGATGGTATCTATATTCGCCAAGTGACTGATGCTGAAACAAAACCCAAGTAA